Proteins co-encoded in one Arthrobacter alpinus genomic window:
- a CDS encoding ComF family protein, translating to MDAIEGTDGTDNTEGADYTEATDAQELGAGQAGRHRGHPRALWLRASLWCAAAWRDFLYLVMPADCVVCGAEDHTLCPECSAALRQQTAAPFRAEHSADALVGVAGNSLLPVIAAGEYRDALSQAILGFKNHGRTELGPPLARCLARALLLLNSSSCTEQPPTSELLLLVPIPSTGSGWRRRGYDPVALILRAVTREARLPSGMELVPLLRIKAKLPWHTTNQKGLGRAARRRNVRNTMAIAGKTLKNFRLKANPSGQSVILIDDVLTTGSTLREAAKTLENAGFCVRAAVVLAAARAPSPNTESTTEE from the coding sequence ATGGATGCAATAGAGGGCACCGATGGCACCGACAACACGGAGGGTGCTGATTACACGGAGGCCACCGACGCGCAGGAGCTTGGAGCTGGACAGGCAGGCCGGCACCGGGGACACCCTCGTGCGCTCTGGTTGCGGGCATCGTTGTGGTGCGCAGCCGCATGGCGTGACTTCCTGTACCTGGTGATGCCTGCCGACTGTGTGGTGTGTGGCGCCGAAGATCACACTTTGTGCCCAGAGTGCTCGGCCGCATTGCGCCAACAAACGGCGGCACCATTCCGTGCTGAACACAGCGCGGATGCCTTGGTGGGCGTTGCTGGAAATTCGCTGTTGCCGGTCATCGCCGCAGGGGAGTACCGGGACGCTCTTTCCCAAGCCATTCTGGGGTTCAAGAATCATGGGCGAACGGAATTGGGCCCGCCGTTAGCCCGATGCCTCGCCCGCGCTTTGTTGCTGTTGAACAGCAGTAGCTGCACGGAGCAACCACCCACCTCAGAGCTACTGCTTCTGGTTCCCATTCCCAGCACTGGAAGCGGTTGGCGGCGTCGCGGCTATGACCCGGTTGCCCTGATTCTGCGTGCCGTGACTCGTGAAGCTCGCCTGCCCTCAGGCATGGAGCTGGTCCCGCTATTGCGCATCAAGGCGAAGCTGCCGTGGCACACCACGAACCAGAAAGGATTGGGCCGTGCGGCACGGCGGCGAAACGTTCGTAACACGATGGCCATTGCAGGTAAAACACTGAAAAATTTTCGGCTGAAAGCGAACCCATCTGGCCAATCAGTGATCTTGATTGACGATGTCCTGACCACAGGTTCAACTCTCCGCGAAGCGGCAAAAACACTGGAGAATGCCGGTTTTTGTGTCCGTGCAGCGGTGGTTTTGGCAGCTGCTAGGGCACCGTCTCCCAACACAGAATCAACAACAGAAGAATGA
- the secA gene encoding preprotein translocase subunit SecA — protein sequence MPSLLERVLRTGDRKTLKRLNVLADAIDSLEDSFQTFTDAELREETDKLKLRHEDGESLDDLLPEAFAAVREASSRTLGLRHFRVQLMGGAALHLGNIAEMKTGEGKTLVATAPAYLNSLTGKGVHVVTVNDYLAQYQSDLMGRVFRFLGQSSGCIVANQDPSVRRAQYAADITYGTNNEFGFDYLRDNMAWSQDELVQRGHNFAIVDEVDSILIDEARTPLIISGPASGDANRWYGEFAKVVQRLKIEDDYEVDEKKRTVGVLEGGIEKVEDYLGITNLYESANTPLIGFLNNAIKAKELFKRDKDYVIMDGEVLIVDEHTGRILAGRRYNEGMHQAIEAKEGVEIKAENQTLATVTLQNYFRLYGKLSGMTGTAETEASEFMGTYSLGVVPIPTNKPMLRVDQSDLVYKNEVVKFDAVVADIAERHETGQPVLVGTTSVEKSEYLSKKLAEAGVKHEVLNAKNHAREAAIVAQAGRRGAVTVATNMAGRGTDIMLGGNAEFNAVAELKARGLDPEENAEEYEAAWDEAFEEAKLAVKDEHEAVLEAGGLYVLGTERHESRRIDNQLRGRSGRQGDPGESRFYLSLTDDLMRLFNSGAAERLMSRSSMPDDVALESKLVSKAIASAQGQVEGRNAEQRKNVLKYDDVLNRQREAIYGDRRRILEGGDLHEKVQHFLEDTVNEIIDASLSSGHAGEYDFSTLWSNLRTIYPVTVSVDEIAQEVGGEGRITAEQLKTELLSDARVAYQEREAALGSETMRELERRVVLSVVGRKWQEHLYEMDYLKEGIGLRAMAQRDPLVEYQREGYEMFQSMMASIREESIGFLFNLEVQVENAPAAAVGIVADAPVNLMKRVDGGVEAGEHVHEHEHVAPRITAPGLEAPARPAQLQFTAPDAQGDAETHVERRSTGGLPPSAKRPANKTKTKKKKR from the coding sequence GTGCCATCACTTCTTGAGCGAGTTCTTCGCACAGGCGATCGCAAGACGCTTAAACGACTCAATGTCCTCGCGGACGCCATTGACTCGCTGGAGGATTCTTTCCAGACCTTCACCGACGCTGAGCTGCGCGAGGAAACAGATAAACTCAAGCTCCGTCACGAAGACGGGGAATCGCTCGATGATCTGCTGCCGGAAGCTTTCGCCGCCGTGCGTGAAGCGTCTTCGCGCACACTGGGCCTGCGCCACTTCCGCGTCCAGCTCATGGGTGGTGCCGCGCTTCACCTTGGCAACATTGCCGAAATGAAGACTGGTGAAGGTAAAACCCTGGTGGCCACGGCCCCGGCATACCTGAACTCGCTTACCGGCAAGGGCGTCCACGTGGTCACGGTGAACGACTACCTGGCGCAGTACCAATCGGACCTCATGGGACGTGTCTTCCGCTTCTTGGGCCAGAGCAGCGGTTGTATTGTCGCCAATCAGGACCCTTCGGTCCGGCGGGCTCAGTATGCTGCCGACATCACGTACGGCACCAACAACGAGTTTGGCTTTGACTACCTGCGCGACAACATGGCGTGGAGCCAGGACGAATTGGTCCAGCGCGGCCATAACTTCGCCATCGTCGATGAAGTTGACTCGATCCTGATCGATGAAGCCCGAACCCCATTGATCATTTCCGGTCCTGCATCAGGCGATGCCAACCGCTGGTACGGGGAGTTCGCCAAGGTAGTTCAGCGTCTCAAGATTGAAGATGACTACGAGGTCGACGAGAAAAAGCGCACCGTAGGTGTTCTCGAGGGTGGCATTGAAAAGGTAGAGGACTACCTGGGCATCACCAACTTGTACGAGTCCGCAAACACGCCTTTGATCGGCTTCTTGAACAATGCCATCAAGGCCAAGGAACTCTTTAAGCGAGACAAGGACTACGTCATCATGGATGGCGAAGTCCTGATTGTCGATGAGCACACCGGCCGTATCTTGGCCGGCCGTCGCTACAACGAAGGCATGCACCAGGCCATTGAGGCCAAGGAAGGTGTGGAGATCAAGGCAGAGAACCAGACGCTGGCCACAGTGACATTGCAGAACTACTTCCGCCTGTATGGCAAACTCTCCGGCATGACCGGTACAGCCGAGACCGAGGCGTCCGAATTCATGGGCACCTACTCGCTGGGTGTTGTACCGATCCCCACCAACAAGCCGATGCTGCGTGTTGACCAGTCTGACTTGGTCTACAAGAACGAGGTTGTAAAGTTCGACGCCGTCGTGGCTGACATTGCCGAGCGTCACGAAACCGGTCAGCCGGTTTTGGTCGGTACCACCAGCGTTGAGAAGAGCGAATACCTCTCCAAGAAGCTGGCAGAGGCTGGCGTCAAACACGAGGTGTTGAACGCCAAGAACCACGCGCGTGAAGCAGCGATCGTGGCCCAAGCTGGCCGCCGCGGCGCCGTCACCGTGGCCACCAACATGGCTGGCCGCGGGACTGACATCATGCTCGGCGGAAACGCTGAATTCAACGCCGTGGCTGAATTGAAGGCACGCGGGCTGGATCCTGAAGAAAATGCCGAAGAATACGAGGCAGCCTGGGACGAGGCGTTTGAAGAAGCCAAGCTTGCCGTCAAGGATGAGCATGAGGCCGTTCTGGAAGCCGGTGGCCTTTATGTTTTGGGTACCGAGCGCCACGAATCCCGACGCATCGACAACCAGCTGCGAGGCCGTTCAGGCCGTCAGGGTGACCCGGGAGAATCCCGCTTCTACCTGTCACTGACGGATGATTTGATGCGCCTGTTCAACTCCGGTGCAGCCGAACGCCTCATGTCACGTTCCTCCATGCCCGACGACGTGGCGCTGGAATCCAAGCTGGTTTCGAAGGCTATTGCTTCGGCACAGGGTCAGGTCGAAGGCCGCAATGCCGAGCAGCGCAAGAACGTCTTGAAGTACGACGACGTTCTCAACCGTCAGCGTGAAGCCATCTACGGTGACCGCCGTCGAATCTTGGAAGGTGGAGACCTGCATGAGAAGGTCCAGCACTTCCTCGAAGACACTGTCAACGAGATCATTGATGCTTCTCTGAGCAGCGGACACGCAGGCGAGTACGATTTCAGCACGCTCTGGAGCAACCTGCGCACCATCTACCCCGTCACCGTGAGCGTGGATGAAATTGCTCAAGAAGTGGGCGGTGAAGGCCGAATTACTGCTGAACAGCTCAAGACCGAGCTGCTCTCGGATGCTCGTGTTGCCTACCAGGAGCGTGAAGCTGCCCTTGGTTCAGAAACCATGCGTGAGCTCGAACGCCGTGTTGTCCTTTCCGTAGTGGGCCGCAAGTGGCAAGAACACCTCTACGAGATGGATTACCTCAAGGAAGGCATCGGCCTGCGGGCCATGGCTCAGCGTGACCCCCTCGTGGAGTACCAGCGCGAAGGCTACGAGATGTTCCAGTCCATGATGGCCTCCATCCGCGAGGAAAGCATCGGCTTCCTGTTCAACTTGGAAGTTCAGGTTGAAAACGCTCCGGCAGCAGCCGTTGGTATTGTTGCGGATGCTCCGGTCAACCTGATGAAGCGCGTTGACGGTGGCGTTGAAGCAGGCGAGCACGTTCACGAACATGAGCATGTTGCCCCGCGTATCACGGCTCCTGGGCTGGAAGCTCCGGCTCGTCCGGCGCAGCTTCAGTTCACTGCCCCAGATGCACAAGGTGACGCGGAAACGCATGTTGAGCGTCGCAGCACCGGCGGTCTGCCGCCGTCGGCCAAGCGCCCGGCCAACAAGACCAAGACTAAGAAGAAGAAGCGCTGA
- the hpf gene encoding ribosome hibernation-promoting factor, HPF/YfiA family produces MEFMITGRNLSVSDRFREYAGEKLTKIEQLATKVQRVDVKVSKESKARTADTPLTVELTVVGRGPVIRAEAAASDKFAAFDLAYGKLLERLRRAKDKKKVHHGRHAPVAVNEATGSLPTVSSSEPIYAQTTPEVVEEKSPYDIENDIPAGDSPVLIRRKVFPPTALSLDDAVDNMEMVGHDFYLFIDAATGIPSVVYRRKGWTYGVISLDENADAAEEISAYRSADEPARV; encoded by the coding sequence ATGGAGTTCATGATCACCGGTCGCAACTTGAGTGTTTCGGACCGATTCCGCGAATATGCAGGCGAAAAGCTCACGAAGATCGAACAGCTGGCAACTAAGGTTCAGCGTGTCGATGTGAAGGTTTCCAAGGAGAGCAAGGCCCGCACAGCAGACACCCCTCTCACGGTTGAGTTGACGGTTGTCGGTCGAGGTCCTGTCATCCGCGCGGAAGCTGCCGCATCGGACAAGTTCGCTGCTTTTGATCTGGCTTACGGAAAGCTGCTTGAGCGTCTCCGCCGTGCCAAGGACAAGAAGAAGGTCCACCACGGACGGCACGCCCCCGTCGCAGTCAACGAAGCCACTGGTTCATTGCCAACCGTCAGCAGCTCTGAGCCGATTTACGCCCAGACCACACCTGAGGTTGTCGAAGAGAAGTCACCCTACGACATCGAAAACGACATCCCTGCCGGCGATTCACCTGTGCTGATCCGGCGCAAGGTCTTCCCACCCACAGCATTGTCACTCGATGACGCTGTGGACAACATGGAAATGGTGGGACACGATTTCTACCTTTTCATCGATGCAGCAACCGGCATCCCCTCGGTTGTCTACCGTCGCAAGGGCTGGACCTACGGAGTCATCTCACTGGATGAAAACGCAGATGCAGCCGAGGAAATTTCCGCCTACCGCTCAGCGGATGAGCCAGCCCGCGTCTAA
- a CDS encoding DUF4129 domain-containing protein produces the protein MVATALVPFLNFFDVPVTPGADEARRWAAEELAKQSYQDAKPGWLRQILDLLGRALQELLNNVGTAKGNIGLSVVIGLVVVAVLAIIFIVRPRLNRKKAMDKAVFDAEMTLSADQHRKLAKTAAHAGDLHTAINEQFRALARAGEERDVTARTPGRTAVEIAAELELSFPSLSAEIHRAADLFNAVRYGKVPPTQSMYDELLATDTAVARATPIYADDFTAVSL, from the coding sequence TTGGTCGCCACTGCGCTTGTGCCCTTCCTGAATTTCTTTGACGTCCCCGTCACCCCCGGGGCCGATGAGGCGCGCCGTTGGGCCGCTGAAGAACTGGCCAAGCAGAGCTATCAGGATGCCAAGCCCGGCTGGCTGCGGCAGATTCTGGATCTGTTGGGACGGGCTCTGCAGGAACTTCTAAACAACGTGGGCACGGCCAAAGGCAATATTGGGCTCAGCGTTGTCATTGGCTTGGTGGTGGTTGCCGTGCTGGCAATCATCTTCATCGTCAGACCCCGGCTCAATCGCAAGAAAGCCATGGACAAGGCGGTCTTTGACGCTGAGATGACCCTTTCCGCGGACCAGCACCGCAAGCTGGCCAAAACCGCCGCCCACGCTGGGGATTTGCACACTGCCATCAACGAACAGTTCCGGGCGCTGGCCCGGGCCGGTGAAGAGCGTGATGTCACGGCCAGGACACCTGGGCGAACTGCCGTAGAAATTGCGGCCGAACTAGAGCTGTCTTTCCCCAGCTTGAGCGCGGAAATCCACCGCGCTGCCGATCTCTTCAATGCCGTGCGGTATGGAAAAGTGCCTCCCACCCAGTCCATGTATGACGAACTGCTTGCCACCGATACTGCGGTGGCACGTGCAACACCGATCTATGCCGATGACTTCACGGCGGTGTCCCTATGA
- the mtrA gene encoding MtrAB system response regulator MtrA gives MKARILVVDDDEALAEMIGIVLRNDGFDPVFCADGAKALETFQSSKPDLVLLDLMLPGIDGIEICRLIRAESDVPIVMLTAKSDTSDVVRGLESGADDYVAKPFKPAELVARVRARLRPGDVKAPETLVIGEISIDVAGHAVRRAGERISLTPLEFDLLVALARKPWQVFSRELLLEQVWGYRHAADTRLVNVHVQRLRSKIERDPEAPEVVLTVRGVGYKAGQ, from the coding sequence ATGAAGGCACGTATTTTAGTTGTTGACGATGACGAAGCACTGGCCGAGATGATTGGTATCGTCCTGCGCAATGACGGGTTTGACCCGGTGTTCTGTGCGGACGGTGCCAAAGCCTTGGAGACATTCCAGTCCAGCAAGCCAGATCTGGTCCTGCTGGACTTGATGCTGCCCGGAATTGACGGCATTGAAATCTGCCGCCTGATCCGTGCGGAATCGGATGTACCCATTGTGATGCTGACGGCTAAGTCCGACACTTCCGATGTGGTGCGCGGGCTGGAATCTGGTGCTGACGATTACGTGGCCAAGCCGTTCAAACCCGCCGAGTTGGTGGCACGAGTGCGCGCACGCTTGCGTCCCGGTGACGTCAAGGCCCCGGAAACTCTTGTCATTGGCGAGATCAGTATTGACGTCGCTGGCCATGCCGTTCGCCGCGCGGGTGAGCGTATTTCGCTAACCCCGCTGGAATTCGATCTCCTCGTGGCGCTGGCCCGCAAGCCTTGGCAGGTATTCTCCCGAGAGTTACTGCTGGAACAGGTATGGGGCTACCGCCACGCCGCTGACACACGCTTGGTCAATGTCCATGTCCAGCGCCTGCGCTCCAAGATTGAACGCGATCCCGAGGCCCCGGAAGTGGTTCTCACAGTGCGCGGCGTCGGCTACAAGGCCGGGCAGTAA
- the mtrB gene encoding MtrAB system histidine kinase MtrB has protein sequence MNQSPDKFDAGHARAESVVPNAVPGSATDTPPSTGTATTAVPDVDSGATLGATVGPTVEGTLSAKIAAVIVTKIVPMLAAVGKGILRVFSGLRHAFSRRWRTSLQFRTVVTTLLIASVAVVGVGGYLAGQISNGLFKERLAQAQQESARGTTQVQDSFSGASLSDQPRVATYVGDTLRLLELGGADDSRKYLMVKIPGQNSRLAVSSSDSGGVTTAIIPDELRQAVQADPDSQFWQSISLPTGEAGFSPAVVVGSQVELLRTNYELYMIYDLNSAQVTLNYIQSVLWVAGAILLVLIGAIAWYVTRTVVKPVSEAAAVSEKLAAGELEERMAVTGEDEMARLATSFNKMATSLQDQITALGTLSEMQQRFVSDVSHELRTPLTTVRMAAEVLYDAREDFDPINKRSSELLFHQVERFELLLADLLEISRFDAGVADLDAELLDIFSVIHSVIDGAMPVAEANKSELSVVTRLRNHKCVVEMDSRRIDRILRNLVLNALEHSEGNPVKIYVSADEDAVAVAVRDYGIGMSPDAVGHVFDRFWRADSARARTTGGSGLGLSIAMEDARLHDGWLDAWGVPGEGSCFRLTLPRKRGTVLTHSPVPLPPDGGAASSSSSLSTGPLLLTHTGSLGVVGALGSIKSVPGVKNVPESGKTQEQHGPESDDPGMNSSEKVNH, from the coding sequence ATGAATCAGTCCCCAGACAAGTTCGACGCCGGACACGCACGGGCCGAGTCCGTGGTTCCTAACGCTGTGCCCGGCTCCGCCACGGACACCCCACCCTCCACTGGCACCGCGACCACCGCTGTCCCTGACGTCGACTCCGGTGCAACTCTCGGTGCCACTGTCGGTCCCACTGTCGAAGGGACCCTGAGCGCCAAAATTGCCGCCGTTATTGTCACCAAAATTGTCCCCATGCTTGCCGCTGTGGGTAAGGGAATTCTCAGGGTTTTTTCCGGTCTCCGGCACGCGTTCTCGCGCCGATGGCGGACGTCGTTGCAGTTCCGCACGGTTGTCACCACTTTGCTGATTGCCTCAGTGGCCGTGGTGGGTGTTGGCGGGTATCTGGCCGGTCAGATTTCCAACGGCTTGTTCAAGGAGCGGCTTGCCCAAGCGCAGCAGGAATCTGCCCGCGGCACCACCCAGGTTCAGGACAGCTTCTCCGGTGCCAGCCTGAGCGATCAGCCACGTGTAGCCACGTACGTCGGGGATACCCTGCGGTTGCTGGAACTTGGTGGCGCCGACGACAGCCGTAAATACCTGATGGTCAAAATCCCGGGGCAGAACAGCCGGCTGGCTGTCAGCTCTTCGGACTCCGGCGGTGTCACCACGGCAATCATTCCGGACGAACTGCGTCAGGCCGTCCAAGCTGATCCTGACAGTCAATTCTGGCAGTCGATTTCACTGCCAACCGGCGAGGCCGGATTCAGCCCGGCCGTGGTGGTGGGCAGTCAAGTGGAGCTGCTGCGTACCAACTACGAGCTTTACATGATCTATGACCTGAACTCTGCTCAGGTCACGTTGAACTACATTCAGTCAGTGTTGTGGGTGGCCGGTGCCATCCTCCTGGTACTCATTGGCGCCATTGCCTGGTATGTCACCCGGACCGTGGTCAAGCCTGTCAGTGAAGCTGCCGCCGTATCGGAAAAACTGGCGGCCGGCGAACTTGAAGAACGCATGGCAGTGACCGGCGAGGATGAGATGGCACGGCTGGCCACATCCTTTAACAAGATGGCCACCTCCCTGCAAGACCAGATCACTGCGCTTGGTACGCTCTCGGAGATGCAGCAGCGGTTTGTCTCGGATGTCTCTCACGAGCTGCGGACACCGCTGACCACCGTGCGCATGGCCGCCGAGGTACTCTATGATGCTCGCGAAGACTTCGACCCCATCAATAAACGGTCTTCGGAACTGCTGTTTCACCAGGTTGAGCGCTTTGAGCTGCTCCTGGCCGACCTATTGGAAATCTCCCGCTTTGACGCAGGTGTGGCAGATCTCGACGCAGAATTGCTGGATATCTTCTCCGTCATCCATTCGGTCATCGACGGGGCCATGCCCGTTGCCGAGGCGAACAAGTCTGAGCTTTCGGTGGTGACCCGCCTACGCAACCACAAATGCGTTGTGGAGATGGACTCGCGTCGGATCGATCGGATTCTTCGCAACCTGGTGCTCAATGCCCTTGAGCATAGTGAAGGAAATCCCGTGAAGATTTACGTTTCGGCGGATGAAGACGCCGTCGCCGTGGCGGTGCGTGACTACGGCATCGGCATGTCTCCCGACGCCGTGGGTCATGTCTTTGATAGGTTTTGGCGTGCCGATTCCGCCCGTGCCCGCACCACCGGTGGCAGTGGCCTGGGCTTGTCCATTGCCATGGAAGATGCCCGGCTGCACGACGGTTGGCTCGATGCCTGGGGGGTTCCCGGCGAAGGTTCCTGCTTCCGCCTGACCCTGCCACGTAAGCGCGGCACCGTACTGACTCATTCACCGGTTCCCTTGCCTCCCGACGGCGGTGCAGCCAGCAGTTCCAGCTCGCTCAGTACGGGACCTCTGCTGCTCACTCACACCGGTTCATTGGGCGTTGTGGGTGCGCTGGGCAGCATAAAGTCTGTGCCCGGCGTTAAAAATGTGCCTGAATCGGGAAAGACCCAAGAACAGCATGGCCCCGAGTCTGATGATCCGGGCATGAACAGCTCTGAGAAGGTGAACCACTGA
- a CDS encoding winged helix-turn-helix domain-containing protein: MNASLSLSQARRIALKAQGLSTVRPTQPVTARRVGRTFAQIQLVQIDSVNVLSRSHYLPFFSRLGPYDHALVDGLAGRPPRKLMEYWAHEASFIQPSQFHDLRLWQHRSWVGSAGMETALRDELEGRILAVLTGDLALTAREIKERVGHEEVADRSHWGWNWNAVKRTLEGLFERGIVGAASRNETFERRYALIEKILPPADQGLFVPGEKMAAADKEEAMIRLVSAAARAHGIGTTRCFADYFRLPVNAVTQAVRYLVDSGELEQVAVNGWDAVTYLHAAATIPRKAVASALLSPFDSLVFERRRLEKLFDFHYRIEIYTPQQQRKYGYYVLPFLLGENIVARVDLKADRQSGVLVVRGAFAEAGAPKETAIHLATELEAMALWLGLGSVAVHDHGDLSGSLQAALP; encoded by the coding sequence ATGAATGCCAGCCTGAGCCTGTCCCAGGCCCGGCGCATTGCATTGAAGGCTCAAGGACTTTCAACAGTTCGGCCCACCCAACCCGTCACAGCGCGGAGGGTGGGCCGGACTTTTGCTCAAATACAGCTCGTGCAGATCGACTCCGTCAACGTGCTTTCACGCAGCCACTACCTACCGTTCTTTTCTCGGTTGGGACCCTACGATCACGCACTTGTTGATGGACTGGCGGGGAGACCGCCACGCAAACTCATGGAGTATTGGGCCCACGAGGCAAGCTTCATTCAGCCATCACAATTTCATGACCTGCGGCTATGGCAACACAGGAGCTGGGTGGGCTCAGCTGGCATGGAGACGGCTCTCCGCGATGAACTGGAAGGGCGCATCCTCGCCGTCTTGACAGGAGACTTGGCCCTGACTGCTCGTGAGATCAAGGAACGCGTTGGGCACGAGGAAGTCGCAGACCGCAGCCACTGGGGATGGAACTGGAACGCTGTCAAACGAACCCTCGAAGGTCTCTTTGAGCGGGGAATCGTCGGTGCTGCTTCACGGAACGAAACGTTTGAGCGCCGCTACGCGCTGATTGAGAAGATTTTGCCTCCCGCGGATCAGGGATTGTTTGTGCCGGGGGAGAAGATGGCGGCCGCCGACAAGGAAGAAGCCATGATTCGTCTGGTTTCAGCGGCGGCCAGGGCGCACGGCATTGGGACCACCAGATGCTTTGCGGACTACTTCCGGTTGCCCGTCAACGCCGTGACACAGGCCGTCCGCTACCTCGTGGACTCCGGAGAATTGGAACAGGTCGCCGTCAACGGGTGGGATGCGGTGACGTACCTGCACGCCGCGGCAACAATACCGCGTAAGGCTGTCGCCAGTGCGCTGCTGAGCCCTTTCGATTCACTGGTCTTTGAACGGCGCAGGCTCGAAAAACTCTTCGATTTCCACTACCGGATAGAGATCTACACTCCCCAACAGCAACGAAAATATGGATATTACGTGTTGCCGTTTCTGCTGGGCGAGAACATCGTGGCGCGGGTGGATTTGAAAGCCGACAGGCAATCCGGCGTCCTCGTCGTCCGTGGTGCCTTTGCCGAAGCCGGCGCGCCCAAAGAAACCGCTATTCATTTGGCCACTGAGCTTGAAGCGATGGCCCTGTGGCTGGGGCTGGGGAGCGTAGCCGTTCATGATCATGGTGACCTCTCAGGGAGCCTGCAGGCAGCACTGCCATAA
- a CDS encoding LpqB family beta-propeller domain-containing protein, giving the protein MSPKAQVIQGRPATREQRHSTVSLWAMVVVVLLAVTGCATIPLHGNVGKSDPIGPRNSSVNISLQQFSPVDGASPESIIRGFIDSGTGISDDFQVARQYLTPALAQSWAPDKRTLVYKDTFAVTPSTDAQTFELKLDLVSTVDAAGVLTPAKGNSSELLRMKMVQVDGQWRISEAPDGVILTEANFQTLYAPVSLYFYDPSFTYGVPDVRWLAGRTSRTATSIVKAMLNGPAPYLQGAVVSAFPAGIALERDSVPVNNGQAQVGLTAQQLLATSTEQRQQMNAQLLTTFQKSLNTITEVQFLADDRSVDMGGNGDAVSHMIIDNPVPPTQIALAQKNLVSFDGTKIAPIAGVDPVADLDPSAPAISYSGKNFAFLSGPGNQIYTVSANQQPALALSGVALTPPSFAPNGWLWSAAGDGSGLVLAINPNGGGKLGTPVMMTIPWLVGQEVSTFRVSRDGTRALVISAANGVSKVSITGIFKSGDVPKELTAPIRLPHTGSPTLGVWAGDSSVAIMAPSASKPVIIEVLDLAASPVEMDELKGVQWISAGSGVRNVHAQTATEFYTNVGNYWEVDAKEIQQGSFAG; this is encoded by the coding sequence ATGAGCCCCAAGGCGCAGGTGATCCAAGGCCGTCCGGCGACTCGCGAACAGCGGCACTCGACGGTGTCGCTGTGGGCGATGGTCGTCGTCGTACTTCTGGCAGTGACCGGCTGCGCCACGATCCCCCTGCACGGCAATGTGGGGAAAAGCGATCCAATTGGCCCGCGGAACAGCTCTGTCAACATCAGTTTGCAGCAATTTTCGCCTGTGGACGGCGCCTCCCCAGAGAGCATCATTCGCGGATTCATCGATTCCGGGACCGGTATTTCGGACGATTTCCAGGTAGCACGGCAGTATCTGACGCCGGCACTGGCCCAATCGTGGGCGCCTGACAAACGCACCCTGGTCTACAAAGACACATTCGCCGTGACGCCCTCCACCGACGCTCAGACGTTTGAACTGAAGCTCGATCTGGTCTCCACCGTTGATGCAGCAGGCGTGCTGACCCCGGCTAAGGGAAATTCCTCGGAACTGCTGCGCATGAAAATGGTGCAAGTTGATGGACAGTGGCGGATCTCCGAAGCTCCCGACGGCGTAATCCTCACCGAAGCGAATTTCCAGACGCTGTACGCCCCGGTGTCGCTCTACTTCTACGACCCGTCCTTCACCTACGGTGTGCCCGATGTTAGGTGGCTGGCCGGGAGGACCTCACGGACGGCCACCTCCATTGTCAAGGCGATGCTCAATGGCCCTGCGCCGTATTTGCAAGGTGCTGTGGTCAGCGCCTTCCCTGCTGGAATTGCCCTGGAACGGGACTCCGTACCCGTCAACAATGGACAAGCCCAAGTAGGGTTGACGGCTCAGCAACTGTTGGCAACCAGCACGGAGCAGCGCCAGCAAATGAACGCACAGCTCCTGACCACGTTCCAGAAGAGCCTCAACACCATCACTGAGGTGCAGTTTCTGGCCGATGACAGATCCGTGGACATGGGTGGGAACGGCGACGCCGTGAGCCACATGATCATTGATAATCCCGTTCCGCCCACTCAGATTGCTTTGGCCCAGAAGAATCTGGTCAGCTTCGACGGCACCAAGATTGCACCGATTGCCGGGGTCGACCCCGTCGCGGATCTGGATCCTTCGGCACCTGCCATTTCATATTCGGGGAAGAATTTCGCGTTCCTCTCCGGGCCGGGCAACCAAATTTATACAGTGAGCGCCAATCAACAACCCGCGCTTGCCTTGTCAGGCGTGGCGCTCACACCGCCGTCCTTTGCCCCCAATGGCTGGCTGTGGTCTGCAGCTGGGGACGGTTCGGGTTTGGTGCTGGCCATCAACCCGAACGGCGGAGGCAAGCTGGGGACGCCGGTGATGATGACTATTCCGTGGCTGGTGGGGCAGGAGGTCAGCACTTTTAGGGTCTCCCGGGACGGCACCCGAGCCCTGGTGATCTCTGCGGCGAACGGCGTGAGTAAGGTAAGTATCACAGGCATATTCAAGTCGGGAGACGTGCCGAAGGAACTCACCGCACCTATCCGCTTGCCACACACCGGATCGCCCACCCTCGGCGTGTGGGCGGGAGACTCCAGCGTCGCCATTATGGCCCCGTCAGCAAGCAAGCCTGTGATTATTGAGGTCCTGGACCTAGCTGCCAGTCCTGTCGAAATGGACGAGCTCAAGGGAGTTCAGTGGATCAGTGCAGGCTCGGGCGTGCGGAACGTGCACGCTCAAACGGCTACCGAGTTCTATACCAACGTGGGCAATTATTGGGAAGTGGACGCCAAGGAAATCCAACAGGGATCGTTCGCCGGTTAG